From the genome of Sphingobacterium kitahiroshimense, one region includes:
- a CDS encoding phosphocholine-specific phospholipase C, whose amino-acid sequence MDNRRDFLKKASLLAGAMGLEWGLPDAIQKAMAIEPLAGSSFLDAEHIVMLMQENRSFDHSFGTLSGVRGYGDPRAIQLPNGNPVWLQSGKDGKTFSPFRLDIKRSKAAWTSYLPHSWENQSAARNQGKHDNWIDAKRSDYKDFRDIPLTMGYYTREDNPFYYAFADAFTICDQNFCSSITGTTTNRHFFWTGTCVPGKGEKPLVRNSDIYFNRWASWKTFPEKLEAAAVSWKVYQNEVSIQSGLQDDGLLGNYTDNNLEWFLQYHIEFKESHLAFLKKRVAELPAEIAGIEKLLQDGQATSVQKEQNKLKQKKEQLLSFEKKLESLTPEAFNKVSPSEQALFRRAFQTNENDPNYREAITVNEQGTDIRVPKGDVLHQFRQDVKSGNLPTVSWLVAPEYFSDHPSAPMYGAWFTSEILNILTENPDVWRKTIFILNYDENDGYFDHVPPFVAPNPADPTSGKVSPGLDISGEYVSLQQELEAGVDKENATEGPVGLGYRVPLVIASPWSKGGWVNSEVFDITSTIQFIEQFINKKYGKNIHEDNISSWRRAITGDLTSVFRTAVSGNAKKLPFLDRNAQIRAIDEAKKLPLPNNYHQWSEVDIAQLKLHKKSNSLLAKQEKGQRPSNALAYELYVHEKIDKKENKINLKLEAGNSIFGKMALSSPYNVYAGSTYKGGVKFWPFAVLAGESLDFSWNLSDFKDHTYTLTAYGPNGFMRGFKGKDEALQVQSSYELDQGKQATGNLLITLINEGQEALLIEAKDNAYSNWHKKVSLPAGKSITWKIDTHQQSGWYDLSLHVVNTAFERHFAGRVETGKHSKTDPQLS is encoded by the coding sequence ATGGACAATAGAAGAGATTTTTTAAAGAAAGCCTCCCTTTTAGCTGGAGCGATGGGTTTAGAATGGGGATTGCCCGACGCCATACAAAAAGCGATGGCAATCGAGCCTCTTGCCGGATCTAGTTTTTTAGATGCGGAACACATTGTCATGCTTATGCAGGAAAATCGTTCATTTGACCATAGTTTTGGTACGCTGTCTGGTGTACGTGGTTATGGAGACCCTAGAGCGATACAATTACCGAATGGAAATCCAGTATGGTTACAATCTGGAAAAGATGGAAAAACGTTCTCTCCTTTCCGGTTGGATATTAAAAGATCTAAGGCGGCCTGGACGAGCTATCTACCACACTCCTGGGAGAATCAATCTGCTGCACGCAACCAGGGAAAACACGATAATTGGATCGACGCAAAACGTTCTGACTATAAAGATTTTAGAGATATACCTTTAACAATGGGTTATTATACACGGGAAGATAATCCATTTTACTATGCATTTGCTGATGCTTTCACGATCTGCGATCAAAACTTCTGTTCTTCAATAACCGGCACGACAACAAACCGACACTTTTTTTGGACAGGTACCTGTGTACCGGGTAAAGGAGAAAAACCATTAGTACGCAATTCGGATATTTATTTTAACCGCTGGGCGAGCTGGAAAACATTTCCAGAGAAACTTGAAGCGGCGGCTGTCTCTTGGAAGGTGTACCAAAATGAAGTCAGCATACAATCTGGCCTACAAGACGATGGGTTATTGGGCAATTACACGGATAATAATCTGGAGTGGTTTTTACAATATCATATAGAATTTAAGGAAAGTCATTTAGCATTTCTAAAGAAACGCGTAGCAGAGCTTCCTGCTGAAATCGCTGGTATAGAGAAGCTGCTTCAGGACGGTCAAGCAACAAGTGTACAAAAAGAACAGAATAAACTGAAGCAAAAGAAAGAACAGCTGCTAAGTTTTGAGAAAAAGCTTGAGTCATTAACACCGGAAGCCTTCAACAAGGTATCACCATCAGAACAAGCCCTTTTCCGTCGTGCCTTCCAAACAAATGAAAACGATCCGAATTATCGCGAAGCCATTACCGTAAATGAACAAGGTACAGACATTCGGGTTCCTAAAGGTGACGTATTACATCAATTTAGACAAGATGTAAAATCGGGAAACCTACCGACTGTCTCTTGGTTGGTCGCCCCAGAATATTTTTCAGATCATCCTAGTGCCCCCATGTATGGTGCATGGTTTACCTCAGAAATTTTAAACATATTAACTGAAAATCCCGATGTCTGGCGCAAAACAATTTTCATCTTAAATTATGATGAAAATGATGGTTATTTTGATCATGTCCCTCCTTTTGTAGCACCGAATCCTGCCGATCCTACTTCAGGAAAAGTATCGCCTGGATTGGATATTTCTGGCGAGTATGTCAGTCTGCAACAGGAATTGGAAGCAGGTGTTGATAAGGAAAATGCCACCGAAGGACCTGTCGGATTAGGGTACCGTGTTCCTTTAGTAATAGCTTCCCCTTGGTCTAAAGGTGGATGGGTCAATTCCGAAGTTTTTGATATAACGTCTACTATTCAATTTATTGAGCAATTCATAAATAAAAAATATGGTAAAAATATCCATGAAGATAATATTAGTTCATGGAGAAGAGCAATTACTGGAGATCTGACATCTGTCTTTCGCACTGCTGTTTCAGGCAATGCTAAAAAACTTCCTTTCTTGGATCGTAATGCACAAATTCGTGCTATTGATGAAGCTAAAAAATTACCACTGCCTAATAACTATCATCAATGGTCTGAAGTAGATATTGCGCAATTGAAACTTCATAAAAAAAGCAATTCGTTATTAGCGAAGCAAGAAAAAGGACAACGACCATCTAATGCACTCGCTTACGAACTATATGTGCATGAAAAAATTGATAAAAAAGAGAACAAAATTAATTTAAAACTAGAAGCAGGAAATTCCATTTTTGGAAAAATGGCGCTAAGCAGTCCATACAATGTATACGCAGGCTCAACTTATAAAGGTGGCGTGAAGTTTTGGCCTTTTGCTGTTCTTGCTGGAGAATCTCTAGATTTCAGCTGGAATTTATCGGACTTTAAAGACCATACCTATACTTTAACAGCCTATGGGCCGAATGGATTTATGCGCGGATTTAAAGGTAAAGATGAAGCGCTACAAGTACAGTCTTCTTATGAATTGGATCAAGGAAAGCAGGCAACAGGTAACCTATTGATCACTTTAATAAATGAAGGACAAGAAGCCTTACTTATTGAAGCAAAAGATAATGCATATAGCAACTGGCATAAAAAAGTATCATTACCTGCAGGAAAATCGATCACTTGGAAAATTGACACACACCAACAATCTGGCTG
- a CDS encoding HAEPLYID family protein, whose translation MKFIYTLLFFLFVSNFLFAQETTIPKPAKVKHAEPLYLDLMRDLGARKGEAEFNVGYGTGRFKNKVEHNAFIEYEWAVANRLGLEVEVPVLFAKDNVGQRTNHIEGLKLGTQYTFLVDEKHQTSLAIGYVHEMEFGRSNPTVRNTPLFDGFVSSPFFIAAKNFNQISTLIYTGPEFEYHFKKKGMETNFVLNANVHFMVPNSSHYIGIENDMRIEHGHLEYIMRPQMKLALSPNFAVGLVCGVPIKSKEFQMDFMTRLIWEPKF comes from the coding sequence ATGAAATTTATATATACACTTTTATTTTTCCTATTCGTTTCCAATTTTTTATTTGCACAAGAAACCACAATACCTAAGCCAGCAAAAGTAAAACATGCAGAACCACTCTACCTAGACCTCATGCGGGATCTTGGCGCTAGAAAAGGCGAAGCAGAATTTAATGTTGGATATGGTACTGGACGTTTCAAAAATAAAGTAGAGCATAATGCTTTTATTGAATACGAGTGGGCTGTTGCCAATCGTCTGGGACTGGAAGTTGAAGTGCCTGTACTATTTGCAAAAGATAATGTAGGGCAAAGAACCAATCATATAGAAGGTTTAAAATTAGGAACACAATATACGTTTCTGGTAGATGAGAAACACCAGACTTCTTTGGCTATCGGGTATGTACATGAAATGGAATTTGGCCGATCAAATCCAACTGTAAGAAATACACCTCTTTTTGATGGTTTTGTATCATCACCCTTCTTTATAGCAGCTAAGAATTTTAATCAGATCAGTACATTGATTTATACAGGACCTGAATTCGAATATCACTTTAAAAAGAAAGGAATGGAAACCAATTTTGTATTGAACGCAAACGTGCATTTCATGGTTCCCAATTCAAGTCATTACATCGGTATTGAAAATGATATGCGTATCGAGCATGGTCATTTAGAATATATCATGAGACCTCAAATGAAGTTAGCGTTATCCCCTAATTTTGCAGTAGGTCTAGTGTGTGGTGTTCCGATAAAATCAAAAGAGTTTCAAATGGATTTTATGACCAGATTAATTTGGGAACCAAAGTTCTAA
- a CDS encoding glycosyltransferase: MKKIVIISTCPPQKCGLATFTKDLKQGMELDPDVTVDLIAVCKLGKEQFDNSIRFVIDKDGLDSYMQASCIINEEYDYCILQHEFGIFGGADGIFINNLINNLNIPLITVFHTIIQDPTLRKKEIMESLLKKSKQVISLSPKGCSILKEIFPDLYHHKIKMIPHGVPQFDYNQGLAKQKLGLQQHFMMLTFGLIRRSKNLEYAIKSLVGLDLPDFKYFIVGKTHPHVLASEGESYRYELQNLVEQLELQDKVVFVDEFLSDEQLKEYLTACDIYISPYQHKEQSSSGTLSFAVGAGTAVIATPYWHAKDLLIDDRGILTPFDDIEAMRENISLLYHSPRLLAWYRFKAQSFGELSTWRLMANNYIELLSNRTTPIRSLEYFENYISFDMRREA, translated from the coding sequence ATGAAGAAAATTGTCATTATTAGCACCTGCCCTCCTCAGAAATGTGGACTTGCAACCTTCACTAAAGATCTGAAACAGGGAATGGAGCTCGATCCAGATGTAACAGTCGATCTAATTGCTGTATGTAAATTAGGTAAAGAACAATTTGATAACTCAATACGATTTGTCATTGACAAGGATGGATTAGACAGTTATATGCAAGCTTCATGTATCATTAATGAGGAATATGATTATTGTATATTACAACATGAATTTGGGATTTTTGGTGGTGCTGATGGCATTTTCATCAATAACCTGATCAATAACTTAAACATACCATTAATAACGGTTTTTCACACAATAATACAGGATCCAACCTTAAGGAAAAAAGAAATCATGGAATCACTCCTGAAAAAATCAAAGCAGGTCATTTCTCTTTCGCCCAAAGGATGCTCAATTTTGAAAGAGATTTTCCCAGATCTTTATCATCACAAGATTAAAATGATTCCACATGGAGTTCCTCAGTTTGATTATAACCAAGGATTAGCAAAGCAAAAATTAGGCTTACAGCAACATTTTATGATGCTGACTTTCGGCTTAATCAGACGGAGTAAAAATTTGGAATACGCTATCAAGTCTTTGGTAGGTCTCGATTTACCAGATTTCAAATACTTTATTGTCGGAAAGACACATCCGCATGTATTGGCAAGTGAAGGTGAATCCTATCGTTATGAATTACAAAATCTGGTGGAACAATTAGAATTACAGGATAAAGTCGTATTTGTAGATGAGTTTTTATCGGATGAGCAACTCAAAGAATATCTTACAGCATGCGATATTTACATATCTCCCTATCAACATAAGGAACAATCAAGTAGTGGAACTCTATCGTTCGCAGTTGGAGCTGGAACAGCTGTTATTGCTACTCCCTATTGGCACGCTAAGGATTTATTGATCGATGACCGAGGCATACTCACACCTTTCGATGATATAGAAGCGATGCGCGAAAACATCAGCCTTTTGTATCATTCCCCAAGATTATTGGCTTGGTATCGGTTCAAAGCGCAAAGTTTTGGAGAACTATCAACATGGAGATTGATGGCAAATAATTATATTGAACTGTTGAGTAACCGCACAACCCCCATAAGGTCACTTGAGTATTTTGAAAATTACATATCTTTTGATATGAGAAGGGAAGCATAA
- a CDS encoding SusC/RagA family TonB-linked outer membrane protein, translating into MQLTNKIFPLVATVLTVSSMSQLQAQQRNVQGKVTDATTGKALSGVNVVFSGQTRGTTTNVNGEFTLPVQQASDTIIEFSYIGYETQKVKADGANLTVALQVTSQNLDEVVVVAYGTSKRANITGSVSTVNAKAIENRQVSSISKALEGQVPGLQSVASSGQPGTDAAIRIRGIGSINASSSPLFVVDGNPFSGDINSINPNDIQSVSVLKDAASSALYGSRGANGVIIITTKSGKSSENTTINLNFTQGYSGRAVRDYDQVSTDDYFQMYWEALRNKNLSNGLTAAQAATNATNSVITDLNKNPYGSAFPQPVGLDGKLVPGAKALWNDPWTDVLQRTGVRTQGDLSFSGGGPKNTYFMSGSYLDDQGIAIESGFKRYNVRANIDGKMKSWLNAGLNIAGSSTQQKYPQSEDSNTANIINFSRLVPSFYPYYERAADGSYVLDENGNKIYDFGLYRPSGATPKNNLAASLPLDKNDIRRENVAARAYLEAVFSKDLKFRSTYSLDYINSNTHNYTNPTVGFGVDTKGSVSKSNVRTVGQTWNNILTFDKQFDLHHLNVLAGQEYYDFNSSNMSGSRQGFVLPGFYEPVAASQLNNFTGSSVDYSLLSFLGRAEYNYDNRYYFSTSLRTDGSSRFAPETRWGTFWSVGGSWKIAQENFLKDVSALNQLTLRASYGGQGNDNLGTYYAYQGLYTISNSLGEGGTVTSRLPTPDLKWETNLNFNVGLDVAAFKNRVSLSVEYFNRQSKDLLFTMPMPYSSGYSGYDANIGSLRNRGFDIDIHTIPVLTENFRWNLDVNLSHYTNKITSLPNNNKDIITGTRALRVGGTIYDFFMPEWAGVNPENGLPQWYVADQDGKKTDQKTSEYTKAGFFDVGSSLPDLIGGVSNSFSYKNFDLSALVSFSLGGQVLDNDYIQLMHTGNNVGRAWSVEMLNHWTPENTATNVPKLTTDNLNWTSTSTRFLYDATYARLKNVSLGYSLPGDLIRRIGLGKVRVFATAENFLTFYGHQGMDPEQTLNGATYFRYPAMRTISGGLQLVF; encoded by the coding sequence ATGCAGTTAACAAACAAAATTTTTCCATTAGTAGCTACGGTATTAACCGTCTCAAGTATGAGTCAACTTCAGGCTCAGCAGCGCAATGTACAAGGTAAAGTTACAGATGCCACAACAGGAAAAGCGCTTTCAGGAGTTAATGTTGTTTTCTCCGGGCAGACTAGAGGCACAACAACAAATGTAAATGGAGAATTTACACTCCCCGTACAGCAGGCTTCAGATACCATTATCGAATTTTCTTATATCGGTTATGAGACTCAAAAGGTAAAAGCTGACGGCGCTAATCTGACTGTCGCTTTGCAGGTTACCAGTCAAAACCTTGATGAGGTTGTGGTGGTCGCTTATGGTACATCTAAGCGCGCCAATATTACCGGATCAGTCAGCACGGTTAATGCAAAAGCAATTGAAAATAGACAGGTCTCCAGTATTTCGAAAGCGTTGGAAGGTCAAGTACCCGGTTTACAGTCGGTCGCATCTTCAGGTCAGCCCGGTACCGATGCGGCGATCAGAATTCGCGGTATCGGTTCTATCAACGCCTCCAGTTCACCGTTATTTGTCGTGGACGGAAATCCATTTTCAGGAGATATCAACTCGATCAATCCCAATGATATTCAATCCGTTTCTGTTCTGAAAGATGCTGCTTCAAGCGCCTTATATGGATCTAGAGGTGCTAATGGTGTCATTATCATTACGACAAAAAGTGGTAAGTCTTCTGAAAATACGACGATCAATCTTAATTTTACCCAAGGTTATTCTGGAAGAGCGGTTCGTGACTACGATCAGGTATCTACGGATGATTATTTCCAAATGTATTGGGAGGCACTTCGTAATAAAAACCTTTCAAATGGTTTGACAGCCGCGCAGGCAGCAACAAATGCGACGAACAGTGTTATAACTGATCTGAATAAAAATCCATATGGATCGGCATTTCCGCAGCCGGTAGGACTGGATGGGAAATTAGTTCCAGGAGCAAAAGCATTATGGAATGATCCATGGACCGATGTTTTGCAACGTACAGGTGTGCGTACACAAGGAGATTTAAGTTTCAGTGGTGGTGGTCCTAAAAATACCTATTTTATGTCCGGGAGTTATTTGGATGATCAGGGTATTGCAATTGAATCAGGTTTCAAACGGTATAATGTACGTGCCAATATTGATGGAAAGATGAAATCCTGGTTAAATGCAGGTCTCAATATAGCAGGTAGCAGTACACAGCAGAAATATCCGCAATCCGAAGATAGCAACACCGCTAATATTATCAATTTTTCCCGCTTAGTACCTTCTTTTTATCCTTACTACGAGCGTGCAGCAGACGGTTCTTATGTGCTGGATGAAAACGGAAATAAAATATATGATTTTGGACTTTACCGTCCGAGTGGCGCTACTCCAAAGAACAATCTGGCAGCTTCACTGCCTTTAGATAAAAATGATATCCGAAGAGAAAATGTTGCCGCTAGAGCCTACCTTGAGGCTGTTTTTTCAAAAGATCTGAAATTCCGATCTACTTATAGTCTAGACTATATCAATAGTAATACCCATAATTATACCAATCCTACGGTTGGTTTTGGTGTCGATACAAAAGGATCTGTGTCCAAATCCAATGTACGAACAGTAGGACAAACTTGGAACAATATTTTAACGTTTGATAAGCAGTTTGACCTACATCACTTGAATGTATTGGCAGGTCAGGAATATTATGATTTCAACAGTTCCAATATGAGTGGTAGTCGTCAGGGATTTGTACTTCCAGGATTTTACGAACCGGTCGCAGCGTCGCAATTGAATAATTTTACAGGATCTAGCGTCGATTACAGCTTATTGAGTTTCCTTGGACGTGCCGAATATAACTATGATAACCGTTATTATTTCTCGACCTCATTACGTACCGATGGATCATCCCGTTTTGCACCTGAAACCCGTTGGGGAACTTTCTGGTCAGTGGGCGGTTCATGGAAAATTGCGCAGGAAAATTTCTTGAAAGATGTTTCAGCTCTTAATCAGTTAACCTTGAGAGCTAGTTATGGAGGCCAGGGAAATGACAACTTGGGAACTTACTATGCTTACCAAGGCTTATATACTATTTCCAATAGTTTAGGTGAAGGCGGAACGGTTACAAGCCGATTGCCAACACCAGATCTGAAATGGGAGACAAACTTGAACTTTAATGTGGGTTTGGATGTTGCTGCTTTTAAAAATCGAGTTTCATTAAGTGTTGAATATTTTAATCGCCAAAGTAAAGATCTGTTATTTACAATGCCGATGCCTTATTCGAGCGGTTATTCAGGTTATGATGCTAATATTGGATCACTTCGAAATAGAGGATTCGATATCGATATACACACGATCCCAGTACTGACTGAAAACTTCAGATGGAACTTGGATGTGAATCTATCTCATTATACCAATAAAATCACCTCGCTGCCAAATAATAACAAAGATATCATTACGGGCACACGTGCATTACGTGTTGGTGGTACGATCTATGATTTCTTTATGCCGGAATGGGCGGGTGTAAATCCTGAAAATGGATTACCTCAATGGTATGTGGCCGATCAGGACGGGAAAAAAACAGATCAAAAAACATCTGAGTATACTAAAGCTGGATTTTTTGATGTCGGAAGCTCATTGCCTGATTTAATAGGTGGTGTAAGCAATAGCTTTAGTTATAAGAATTTTGATTTATCTGCTTTGGTCAGCTTCAGTTTAGGTGGACAAGTGTTGGATAACGATTATATCCAGTTGATGCATACCGGAAATAATGTGGGAAGAGCGTGGAGTGTTGAAATGTTGAATCATTGGACACCAGAAAATACAGCTACAAACGTCCCAAAGTTGACCACAGATAATTTAAACTGGACTTCAACCTCCACACGCTTTTTATATGATGCAACTTATGCGCGTTTAAAGAATGTGAGCTTAGGCTATAGTTTACCTGGAGATTTAATCCGAAGAATTGGACTCGGTAAAGTACGCGTATTTGCAACAGCAGAAAACTTTCTAACTTTTTATGGACATCAAGGAATGGATCCGGAGCAGACATTAAATGGAGCTACTTATTTCCGGTACCCGGCTATGCGTACCATTTCAGGAGGTTTGCAGCTTGTTTTTTAA